Proteins found in one Streptomyces sp. NBC_00461 genomic segment:
- a CDS encoding acyl-CoA carboxylase subunit epsilon — MSADVLREAAFRVVRGDPTPDELGALMAVLTVLRARAEAADDAVAEPCAPRASWDRAGNGYRSPLAWVV, encoded by the coding sequence GTGAGCGCCGACGTGTTGCGCGAGGCCGCCTTCCGTGTGGTGCGCGGCGACCCCACACCCGACGAACTGGGCGCGCTGATGGCCGTGTTGACCGTACTGCGGGCTCGCGCCGAGGCAGCCGACGACGCTGTCGCCGAGCCGTGCGCACCCCGCGCGAGCTGGGACCGGGCCGGCAACGGCTATCGCAGTCCGCTGGCCTGGGTGGTCTAG
- a CDS encoding acyl-CoA carboxylase subunit beta, which translates to MTTVVENPVAQSPVPPTESEPERPDSMHVRVEELRRLRAEVHAGPGQRATEAQHARGKLTARERVELLLDEGSFTELEPLRRHRATGFGLERRRPHTDGVVTGWGTVEGRQVFVYAHDFRIFGGALGESHAMKIHKLMDLAEASGAPLVSLCDGAGARIQEGVTALAGYGGIFSRNARSSGVIPQISVILGPCAGGAAYSPALTDFTFMVRGVSQMFITGPDVVRAVTGEQVSMDELGGADVHASVSGVAAFAYDDEATCLEDVRHLLSFLPSNNRQAPPVLPGDDPADRRTDRLADLVPADPSRGYDVREVIEEIVDHGEYFETHPTWAPNVVCALSRIDGHVVGIIANQPMVSAGVLDIKASEKAARFVSLCDAFNIPLVTMLDVPGFLPGVDQEHNGIIRHGAKLLYAYCNATVPRIQLILRKAYGGAYIVMDSRSVGADLSFAWPTNEVAVMGAEGAANVVFRRQIADADDPAAMRAQMVQEYKAELMHPYYAAERGLVDDVVEPGETRALLARSLAVLRTKHRALPQRKHGITPL; encoded by the coding sequence ATGACCACCGTGGTCGAGAACCCCGTGGCGCAAAGCCCGGTGCCACCTACCGAGTCGGAACCCGAGCGTCCCGACAGCATGCATGTGCGCGTGGAGGAGCTGCGGCGGCTGCGCGCCGAGGTGCACGCGGGTCCCGGACAGCGGGCCACCGAGGCACAGCACGCACGCGGCAAGCTCACCGCTCGCGAGCGCGTCGAACTCCTGCTGGACGAGGGGTCGTTCACCGAGCTGGAGCCGCTGCGCCGGCACCGCGCGACCGGCTTCGGCCTGGAGCGCCGCAGGCCGCACACCGACGGCGTCGTCACCGGCTGGGGCACGGTCGAGGGCCGCCAGGTCTTCGTCTACGCGCACGACTTCCGCATCTTCGGCGGCGCACTCGGCGAGTCCCACGCCATGAAGATCCACAAGTTGATGGACCTCGCGGAGGCGTCCGGCGCCCCGCTGGTGAGCCTGTGCGACGGCGCGGGCGCCCGCATCCAGGAAGGGGTGACCGCGCTCGCCGGATACGGCGGCATCTTCAGTCGCAACGCGCGTTCCTCGGGCGTCATCCCGCAGATCAGCGTGATCCTCGGCCCGTGCGCGGGAGGCGCGGCCTACTCGCCGGCGCTGACCGACTTCACCTTCATGGTCCGGGGCGTGTCCCAGATGTTCATCACCGGCCCGGACGTCGTGCGTGCGGTCACCGGCGAACAGGTGAGCATGGACGAGCTGGGCGGCGCCGACGTGCACGCGTCGGTGTCCGGGGTGGCCGCGTTCGCGTACGACGACGAGGCGACCTGTCTGGAGGACGTGCGCCACCTGCTGTCCTTTCTGCCGTCCAACAACCGGCAGGCCCCGCCCGTGCTGCCCGGCGACGATCCGGCGGACCGGCGCACCGACCGGCTCGCCGACCTCGTCCCGGCCGACCCCTCGCGGGGCTACGACGTGCGGGAGGTCATCGAGGAGATCGTCGACCACGGCGAGTACTTCGAGACGCACCCGACCTGGGCGCCCAACGTCGTGTGCGCCCTGTCCCGGATCGACGGGCACGTGGTGGGCATCATCGCCAACCAGCCCATGGTCAGCGCCGGGGTGCTGGACATCAAGGCCAGCGAGAAGGCCGCGCGGTTCGTCTCCCTGTGCGACGCCTTCAACATCCCGCTGGTCACCATGCTGGACGTGCCCGGCTTCCTGCCCGGCGTGGACCAGGAGCACAACGGGATCATCCGGCACGGCGCGAAGCTGCTGTACGCGTACTGCAACGCCACCGTCCCCCGCATCCAGCTGATCCTGCGCAAGGCGTACGGCGGCGCCTACATCGTCATGGACTCCCGCTCGGTCGGCGCGGACCTGTCCTTCGCCTGGCCCACCAACGAGGTGGCGGTGATGGGTGCCGAGGGGGCCGCCAACGTCGTCTTCCGCCGGCAGATCGCGGACGCCGACGACCCCGCGGCGATGCGCGCGCAGATGGTCCAGGAGTACAAGGCCGAGCTGATGCACCCGTACTACGCGGCCGAACGCGGCCTGGTGGACGACGTCGTCGAACCGGGTGAGACCCGCGCGCTGCTGGCCCGCTCGCTGGCCGTGCTGCGGACCAAGCACCGGGCGCTGCCGCAGCGCAAGCACGGGATCACCCCGCTGTGA
- a CDS encoding 3-oxoacyl-ACP synthase, whose translation MTPDDIWLAPAEWLPPTTEKTADALDTGRVTTDEADAMGYGQLPASPDLSAPQMAVRAARHALSRAGVPAGDLAAVLHAWTYHQGHDFWSPAHYVAARIGALNAIPTGVQQMCNGAAAALRTAAHQLAARPGDGPVLVTTADRFAPPGFDRWGGDYGVWYGDGATAAVVGAGPTGVPEGALTLCALHTRAAPELESAHRDTGAFHPAPHIRSVAVDVRRTKKAFLAEHGKQRFLDRLRQETTAVLAAALTEAGIGTGGHRLSAVLLPRLGRATALKVYGPAVAEVTDAPLADLGENTGHLGAGDLLSNLAALSADTGPHRLERGEYAAVLSAGAGFTWSAVVVRRT comes from the coding sequence ATGACCCCCGACGACATATGGCTCGCGCCCGCCGAGTGGCTGCCGCCCACCACCGAGAAGACGGCGGACGCGCTGGACACCGGCCGGGTGACCACCGACGAGGCGGACGCGATGGGCTACGGGCAACTGCCCGCCTCCCCCGACCTGTCCGCGCCTCAGATGGCGGTGCGTGCCGCCCGGCACGCCCTGTCCCGGGCCGGTGTCCCCGCCGGTGACCTCGCCGCCGTCCTGCACGCCTGGACCTACCACCAGGGCCACGACTTCTGGTCGCCCGCGCACTACGTGGCCGCCCGGATCGGCGCCCTGAACGCGATCCCGACCGGCGTCCAGCAGATGTGCAACGGCGCGGCGGCAGCCCTGCGCACGGCAGCGCACCAGCTCGCCGCGCGGCCCGGTGACGGCCCGGTCCTGGTGACCACAGCCGACCGTTTCGCACCGCCGGGTTTCGACCGGTGGGGCGGTGACTACGGCGTCTGGTACGGCGACGGTGCCACCGCGGCCGTCGTCGGCGCCGGCCCCACGGGCGTCCCGGAGGGCGCGCTCACCCTGTGCGCCCTGCACACACGAGCGGCGCCGGAGCTGGAGAGCGCCCACCGTGACACCGGTGCCTTCCACCCGGCACCCCACATCCGCAGCGTGGCCGTGGACGTCCGCCGCACCAAGAAGGCGTTCCTCGCCGAGCACGGCAAACAGCGCTTCCTCGACCGGCTGCGCCAGGAGACCACGGCCGTCCTGGCCGCCGCGCTGACCGAGGCGGGCATCGGCACCGGCGGGCATCGGCTGAGCGCCGTACTGCTGCCGCGGCTCGGCCGGGCCACCGCACTGAAGGTGTACGGCCCCGCCGTCGCCGAGGTCACCGACGCGCCCCTGGCCGACCTGGGCGAGAACACCGGTCATCTCGGCGCCGGTGACCTGCTGTCCAACCTGGCCGCCCTGTCCGCGGACACCGGCCCGCACCGCCTCGAACGCGGAGAGTACGCCGCGGTGCTGAGCGCGGGCGCCGGGTTCACGTGGAGCGCGGTCGTGGTGCGACGGACCTGA
- a CDS encoding AfsA-related hotdog domain-containing protein, with protein MTSNEKKACLPGAANLEFMRTVDRSLLHRWALSEVFLTDARKTGEEEYLAAAQLPPLHAYYTENTSRLGSPDPMLLLECCRQAETYGGHEYAGVSRKSKFLLRSWSMELPGLLTLPQQEQPGELRISVRTSNRRGTPGDVRRLSFGIDMKLAQRCLGFVHMDVGYIPAEVYDTVRLQGRGRPLVPFKDLPRQSAYVDPHLVGRSDPANVVLSSATVGSDNATATVRVPLENRSMFDHGQDHVPGMVLMEAARQLCMLGVSDLWGASVSRSTVAGFEFSFLRYAELDAPTTVHIRKTEPYAHEDNLSLMLPDLRTFHIDFEQDGDVIASGRMHTTTASTGVPLLDGEECV; from the coding sequence ATGACCTCCAATGAGAAGAAGGCCTGCCTGCCGGGTGCGGCGAACCTCGAATTCATGCGCACCGTGGACCGCTCTCTGCTGCACCGTTGGGCGCTTTCCGAGGTATTCCTCACGGACGCCCGCAAGACCGGCGAGGAGGAATATCTCGCCGCCGCGCAACTGCCCCCGCTGCACGCCTACTACACCGAGAACACCTCACGGCTCGGCAGCCCGGACCCGATGCTGCTGCTGGAGTGCTGCCGGCAGGCCGAGACCTACGGCGGCCACGAGTACGCCGGGGTCTCGCGCAAGAGCAAGTTCCTGCTGCGGTCCTGGTCGATGGAGCTGCCGGGGCTGCTCACCCTCCCGCAGCAGGAGCAGCCCGGCGAGCTGCGGATCTCGGTGCGCACCAGCAACCGCCGCGGCACCCCCGGCGATGTGCGCCGGCTGTCCTTCGGCATCGACATGAAGCTCGCCCAGCGCTGCCTCGGCTTCGTCCACATGGACGTCGGCTACATCCCCGCCGAGGTGTACGACACGGTCCGCCTGCAGGGCCGCGGCCGGCCGCTGGTGCCGTTCAAGGACCTGCCCCGCCAGAGCGCCTACGTCGACCCGCACCTGGTCGGCCGCAGCGACCCGGCGAACGTCGTGCTCAGCTCCGCCACCGTGGGCAGCGACAACGCCACCGCGACCGTACGGGTCCCGCTGGAGAACCGCAGCATGTTCGACCACGGCCAGGACCACGTGCCCGGCATGGTGCTCATGGAGGCCGCCCGCCAGCTGTGCATGCTCGGCGTGTCCGACCTGTGGGGCGCCTCGGTCAGCCGCAGCACGGTGGCCGGCTTCGAGTTCTCCTTCCTCCGCTACGCCGAGCTGGACGCCCCCACGACGGTGCACATCCGCAAGACCGAGCCGTACGCGCACGAGGACAACCTCAGCCTGATGCTGCCCGACCTCAGGACCTTCCACATCGACTTCGAGCAGGACGGCGACGTCATCGCCTCCGGCCGGATGCACACGACCACGGCGTCGACGGGCGTCCCGCTGCTCGACGGCGAGGAGTGCGTATGA
- a CDS encoding acyl carrier protein produces the protein MSTPVIKIQETLKHRVSALISEKFGLDEAELLSGATFDELEIDSLILVELSLILRKEMDIVLQEGELKSAFTLDEAVAVIRAKADQA, from the coding sequence ATGAGCACTCCCGTCATCAAGATCCAGGAAACCCTCAAGCACCGCGTCTCCGCCCTGATCAGCGAGAAGTTCGGCCTCGACGAGGCGGAGCTGCTCTCCGGCGCCACCTTCGACGAGCTGGAGATCGACTCCCTGATCCTCGTGGAGCTGAGCCTGATCCTGCGCAAGGAGATGGACATCGTCCTGCAGGAGGGCGAGCTGAAGTCCGCGTTCACCCTGGACGAGGCCGTCGCCGTGATCCGTGCGAAGGCGGATCAGGCGTGA
- a CDS encoding FAD-dependent monooxygenase — MTFPQREGPGERRPVLVVGAGPVGLVLATELLAQGVPVRLIDDSAAGPVQHSRASVVWPRSLELLGRIGASEPLIELGNRLDSVQYYSDKRHLGSIEMSRLSDTPYPFGVVVPQDTTEEVIRTRLAAYGGEIEFGSLTGLDTSGSRPVAQVQRADGRTDHVEADWVIGADGARSAVRRLAGIELLGTGNDVLFAIGDGPVAGDLDQHALVYGYSRSGALGIAPFGGGRYRLAISVPDWREEQGPPPELFQRFVDERSPRPGIVGELDWSTIFRARRRVAETMRAGRVFLAGDAAHVFSAAGAQGMNTGIQDAVNLAWKLAGVVKGAFEPGILDTYDSDRHLAAERIVLTTAKQTSWGLFKRRHELALRDATVRLAHRTGVLQRFGAPLMAQHDVSYRPAESLRDTLPGLTSRIRVGDRLPVFAAHDEPQPGAERWPSIDPARLTLLLWAGERQDATWLATRQSVSRAAPDGVPVRDISAWPGFTPLLGTTPRALVVRPDGHVAAIVAPEPAAVRTALRRAGSSFRAGGTVRTPQVPDAPGTRLTTLAVSSTRTADDAEELAS; from the coding sequence ATGACGTTCCCTCAGCGCGAGGGCCCCGGTGAGCGGCGTCCCGTCCTCGTCGTGGGCGCCGGCCCCGTGGGACTGGTGCTGGCCACCGAACTGCTCGCGCAGGGTGTTCCGGTCCGGCTGATCGACGACTCGGCCGCCGGCCCCGTCCAGCACTCCCGGGCCAGCGTCGTCTGGCCGCGCAGCCTGGAACTCCTCGGCCGTATCGGCGCCTCCGAGCCGCTGATCGAGCTGGGCAACCGGCTGGACTCGGTGCAGTACTACTCCGACAAGCGGCACCTCGGCTCCATCGAGATGAGCCGGCTCTCCGACACCCCGTACCCCTTCGGCGTGGTCGTCCCGCAGGACACCACCGAGGAGGTGATCCGCACCCGGCTGGCCGCGTACGGCGGCGAGATCGAGTTCGGCTCCCTCACCGGGCTCGACACCTCGGGGTCCCGGCCGGTCGCTCAGGTGCAGCGGGCCGACGGGCGCACCGATCATGTCGAGGCGGACTGGGTGATCGGCGCGGACGGTGCGCGCAGCGCGGTCCGCCGCCTCGCCGGGATCGAGCTGCTGGGCACCGGCAACGACGTGCTGTTCGCGATCGGTGACGGTCCCGTGGCCGGCGACCTGGACCAGCACGCGCTGGTGTACGGCTACTCCCGCTCCGGCGCTCTGGGAATCGCCCCCTTCGGCGGCGGCCGGTACCGGCTCGCCATCAGCGTGCCGGACTGGCGCGAGGAGCAGGGGCCGCCGCCGGAGCTGTTCCAGCGGTTCGTCGACGAGCGTTCCCCGCGGCCCGGCATCGTCGGCGAGCTCGACTGGTCCACCATCTTCCGGGCACGGCGCCGGGTGGCCGAGACCATGCGCGCGGGCCGGGTCTTCCTCGCGGGCGACGCCGCCCATGTGTTCAGCGCGGCCGGCGCGCAGGGCATGAACACCGGCATCCAGGACGCGGTCAACCTCGCCTGGAAGCTGGCAGGCGTGGTCAAGGGCGCCTTCGAACCAGGCATCCTCGACACCTACGACAGCGACCGCCACCTGGCCGCGGAGCGCATCGTGCTGACCACCGCCAAGCAGACCAGCTGGGGGCTGTTCAAGCGGCGCCACGAACTCGCCCTGCGCGACGCCACCGTACGGCTGGCCCACCGGACCGGAGTGCTGCAGCGGTTCGGCGCCCCGCTGATGGCGCAGCACGACGTCAGCTACCGGCCGGCCGAGTCCCTGCGCGACACGCTGCCGGGGCTGACCAGCAGGATCCGCGTCGGCGACCGGCTGCCGGTGTTCGCCGCGCACGACGAGCCCCAGCCGGGCGCCGAACGCTGGCCCTCGATCGACCCGGCGCGGCTGACGCTGCTGCTCTGGGCGGGCGAACGCCAGGACGCCACCTGGCTGGCCACCCGCCAGTCCGTGTCGAGGGCCGCCCCCGACGGTGTACCGGTACGGGACATCTCCGCCTGGCCGGGCTTCACCCCACTGCTCGGCACCACCCCGAGGGCCCTCGTGGTCCGCCCCGACGGACATGTGGCGGCGATCGTCGCCCCTGAACCGGCCGCCGTGCGTACGGCACTGCGCAGGGCGGGGAGCAGCTTCCGGGCGGGCGGCACGGTGCGGACCCCTCAGGTCCCGGACGCCCCGGGCACCCGGCTGACGACCCTGGCGGTGTCCTCCACCCGTACGGCCGACGATGCCGAGGAGCTGGCCTCATGA
- a CDS encoding ACP S-malonyltransferase: MVAHVHGSTAEPRYAVLFPGQGVQRPGMGEPWRDTASWEFVDSVSRASGFDVAELLLTADQETLSRTDHAQISVFTASLLAWSEFHRHDPFAQVVAVAGHSLGEYTALVAAGVLSVTDGAWLVGERGRAMAEAARARPGAMAALMGGDPEQVTALVAEARRDGGDLWVANHNSPQQTVIAGSRTAVEATAARAAGAGLRYSVLPVNAACHSPYMEPAGTALRRALELTGFATGAVPVVANVDARAHQGGGHWRDLCARQLVSPVRWADTLHVLHEQLDSTAFLDIGPGATLAGLARRALPEVPSHRFKAPVPHAA, encoded by the coding sequence ATGGTCGCGCACGTTCACGGGTCCACAGCCGAGCCGCGGTACGCCGTCCTGTTTCCCGGACAGGGGGTGCAGCGCCCCGGTATGGGCGAGCCGTGGCGGGACACGGCGTCCTGGGAGTTCGTCGACTCCGTCTCCCGGGCCTCCGGCTTCGACGTCGCCGAGCTGCTGCTGACGGCGGACCAGGAGACCCTGTCCCGCACCGACCACGCCCAGATCTCGGTGTTCACCGCGTCCCTGCTGGCCTGGTCGGAGTTCCACCGGCACGATCCGTTCGCGCAGGTGGTGGCCGTCGCCGGGCACAGCCTCGGCGAGTACACGGCGCTGGTGGCCGCCGGGGTGCTGTCGGTGACGGACGGCGCCTGGCTGGTGGGCGAGCGGGGCCGGGCCATGGCCGAGGCGGCCCGCGCGCGGCCCGGAGCGATGGCCGCCTTGATGGGCGGCGACCCGGAGCAGGTCACGGCCCTGGTGGCGGAGGCTCGCCGGGACGGCGGCGACCTGTGGGTGGCCAACCACAACAGCCCCCAGCAGACGGTGATCGCCGGCAGTCGTACGGCCGTGGAGGCCACCGCCGCCCGTGCGGCCGGGGCCGGCCTGCGCTACAGCGTCCTGCCGGTCAACGCCGCCTGCCACAGCCCCTACATGGAGCCCGCCGGCACGGCCCTGCGCCGGGCCCTGGAACTGACGGGCTTCGCGACCGGGGCGGTCCCCGTGGTGGCCAACGTGGACGCCCGCGCCCACCAAGGTGGCGGCCACTGGCGTGACCTGTGCGCCCGTCAGCTGGTCAGCCCGGTCCGCTGGGCGGACACCCTGCACGTCCTCCACGAACAGCTGGACTCCACCGCGTTCCTGGACATCGGTCCCGGCGCCACCCTCGCCGGCCTGGCGCGGCGCGCCCTGCCGGAGGTCCCCTCCCACCGCTTCAAGGCACCGGTCCCGCACGCGGCCTGA
- a CDS encoding aldo/keto reductase, which produces MNTRGLGPTGFDVHPVGLGCMGMSWGYAESQRDDTVSVAVIRQALDAGPVLLDTADAYGAGHNEILVGRALAGRRGDAVVATKTGIVVDDLTTRTLSRDGSREHIRRSADASLRRLGVDVIDLYYLHRVDPAVPLEESWGALSELVRAGKVRHLGLSEVTREQADAAHRVHPVAAVQSELSLWTREPLDPDSGISGWCAEHGAAFVPFAPLGRGFLTGRYTRPEDFEAGDFRATNPRFAGTAFTANLRITHAVEKVAARHGATAAQVALAWTLAQGDHVVPVPGTKQPRYLADNLAAAELRLTERDVRDLDTAPAATGSRY; this is translated from the coding sequence GTGAACACGCGTGGCCTCGGCCCGACCGGATTCGACGTCCACCCCGTCGGCCTCGGGTGCATGGGAATGAGCTGGGGCTATGCCGAGTCCCAGCGCGACGACACGGTCTCGGTCGCGGTGATCCGGCAAGCCCTGGACGCCGGGCCGGTTCTGCTGGACACGGCCGACGCCTACGGCGCGGGTCACAACGAGATCCTCGTCGGCCGCGCCCTCGCCGGACGCCGTGGCGACGCCGTGGTCGCGACCAAGACCGGCATCGTCGTGGACGACCTCACCACCCGCACCCTGAGCCGCGACGGTTCCCGCGAGCACATCCGGCGCTCGGCCGACGCCTCCCTGAGGCGGCTCGGCGTCGACGTCATCGACCTGTACTACCTGCACCGCGTCGACCCCGCCGTACCGCTGGAGGAGTCCTGGGGCGCGCTGTCCGAGCTGGTGCGCGCGGGCAAGGTGCGCCACCTCGGGCTGTCGGAGGTGACCCGGGAGCAGGCCGACGCCGCCCACCGCGTCCATCCGGTGGCGGCGGTGCAGTCCGAACTGTCCCTGTGGACAAGGGAACCGCTCGACCCCGACTCCGGGATCTCCGGCTGGTGCGCCGAACACGGCGCCGCCTTCGTGCCGTTCGCACCGCTGGGCCGGGGTTTCCTCACCGGCCGCTACACCCGGCCCGAGGACTTCGAGGCCGGCGACTTCCGGGCCACCAACCCCCGTTTCGCGGGGACGGCGTTCACCGCCAACCTGCGCATCACGCACGCGGTGGAGAAGGTCGCCGCCCGGCACGGCGCCACCGCCGCCCAGGTCGCCCTGGCCTGGACCCTCGCCCAGGGCGACCACGTCGTCCCCGTCCCCGGCACCAAACAGCCCCGCTATCTGGCGGACAACCTGGCGGCGGCCGAACTGCGCCTGACCGAGCGGGATGTGCGGGACCTGGACACCGCCCCCGCCGCCACCGGCAGCCGCTACTGA
- a CDS encoding beta-ketoacyl-[acyl-carrier-protein] synthase family protein, translated as MARGRGVAVTGMGLVTPAGIGVEENWRRVLSGVSAGATDPELKGEKVDISCRVPGFDPTAELGRRTAWKLDRFTQLAVVSARQAVADSGLDTGSWDCTRVGVVIGNSLGGAATLEKQLRTYSEGTPEDVSALMIPMSMVNMVAGYVAMDLRIHGPSLVTATACASGASAIGTAREWLLSGLCDVVLAGGTESAISPGTLNGLSRMGALSGRTDQPAAASRPFAADRDGFVAGEGSAILVLERCADATARGARRYADIAGFSATSDAHHATAPHPQGEGLARALRAALDDAGVLPDEVEHVNAHGTSTPMNDLTEARALHSVLGDRAAVTSTKGVTGHTLAAAGAVEAAYTALALYHGAMPPTANVESLDPAIDVDIDVVTGAARHRRMSVAASTSLGFGGHNAALVLTAAA; from the coding sequence GTGGCCCGGGGCCGCGGAGTCGCGGTCACCGGCATGGGCCTGGTCACACCGGCCGGCATCGGAGTCGAGGAGAACTGGCGGCGGGTGCTGTCCGGCGTCTCCGCAGGGGCCACCGACCCCGAGCTGAAGGGCGAGAAGGTCGACATCTCCTGTCGGGTTCCCGGCTTCGACCCCACGGCCGAGCTGGGCCGGCGCACCGCCTGGAAGCTGGACCGCTTCACCCAGCTCGCCGTGGTCAGCGCCCGGCAGGCGGTCGCCGACTCCGGCCTGGACACCGGGTCCTGGGACTGCACCCGGGTGGGTGTGGTCATCGGCAACTCGCTGGGCGGCGCGGCCACCCTGGAGAAGCAGCTGCGCACGTACTCGGAGGGCACCCCCGAGGACGTGTCGGCGCTGATGATCCCCATGAGCATGGTCAACATGGTCGCCGGATACGTCGCGATGGACCTGCGCATCCACGGTCCCAGCCTGGTCACGGCGACCGCGTGCGCGTCGGGGGCGTCCGCGATCGGCACGGCCCGCGAATGGCTGCTGTCGGGGCTGTGCGACGTGGTCCTGGCCGGTGGCACCGAGTCGGCGATCAGCCCCGGCACGCTCAACGGGCTGTCCCGGATGGGCGCGCTGTCGGGCCGTACCGACCAACCGGCCGCGGCGTCCCGCCCGTTCGCGGCGGACCGGGACGGCTTCGTGGCCGGCGAGGGCTCGGCGATCCTGGTACTGGAACGGTGCGCCGACGCCACCGCCCGGGGCGCCCGGCGCTATGCGGACATCGCCGGCTTCAGCGCCACGTCCGACGCGCACCACGCCACCGCCCCGCACCCGCAGGGCGAGGGCCTGGCGCGGGCGCTGCGGGCCGCCCTGGACGACGCCGGAGTGCTCCCCGACGAAGTGGAGCACGTCAACGCACACGGCACGTCCACCCCGATGAACGACCTCACGGAGGCCCGTGCCCTGCACTCGGTGCTCGGCGACCGCGCGGCGGTCACCTCCACCAAGGGCGTCACCGGCCACACCCTCGCCGCGGCGGGTGCCGTGGAGGCCGCGTACACCGCGCTGGCGCTGTACCACGGCGCCATGCCGCCCACCGCCAACGTCGAGTCGCTGGACCCGGCGATCGACGTCGACATCGACGTCGTCACCGGCGCGGCGCGGCACCGGCGGATGAGCGTCGCCGCGAGCACGTCCCTCGGGTTCGGGGGGCACAACGCCGCCCTGGTCCTCACCGCCGCGGCCTGA